One region of Mucilaginibacter gotjawali genomic DNA includes:
- a CDS encoding ABC transporter permease encodes MIRNYLKITFRNLWRNKTASFINTFGLSIGLTCCLLIGIYIRHELNYDRFQKNGDRIARVIMEYKFNGGDEFKKGNFTSVRVAPVFKQTFPEIESGVRMVEYNEVVQYQNKLIDEKAFMYADAAFFQIFSFKVVQGDPAALLNAPHKVVLTESTAKRYFGSDNPVGKSLKLAADSVLYQVTGVMQDCPSNSQIKFDFLASFSSLGLAGQEKTYWDANYTTYFLLRDKSFINTLQSKITPFMQKEMAGQGATVDFFLEPFTSIHLHSEFDGFEPNNNIKYIYILEAVALLILFIACFTYINLNTARSVERAREVGVRKVIGAGKMQLFWQFMGESAILCAISTVISLIAAVILLPEFNQLTEKQLTIQSIFSAQFIGGLILVTILVSFLAGIYPALILSNFQPVKVLKGSFKNTVSGQWVRKSLIVFQFSISVLLIVSTFIIQKQLSFIRNKNLGYNRDHVLVLPMSEKMRDNIAVIKQEFKTDPHIQNISACVSTPVSIGGGYNMRSSVMPESQQIAVTANPIDDDFIKTTGLHIIAGADLNQQDIKDVSNKDGSQNTYHFIINESAAKELGWTPERAIGQKMFLDASRPGYVKAVVKDFNFESLHNPIKPLVLFPENRSRQLLIKISGDHIRQTISFLGSKWKTLVPDRPFEFHFLDEDFNKLYNSEMRLGAVLNIFSGVAIALACLGLFGLSAYAAKQRVKEIGIRKVLGAGVNNIAATLSADFVKLVFASVVVSTPLAWWLMNKWLQDFAYRITINAWVFILAGVIVILIAVLTVSIQTIKAAMANPVKSLRSE; translated from the coding sequence ATGATACGCAATTATTTAAAGATCACTTTTCGAAACTTATGGAGGAATAAGACAGCCTCTTTTATTAATACGTTCGGTCTTTCCATCGGGCTGACGTGTTGCCTCCTTATAGGAATCTATATCCGGCACGAATTGAATTACGACCGGTTTCAGAAAAACGGCGACCGGATTGCAAGGGTGATCATGGAATATAAGTTTAATGGGGGAGATGAATTTAAAAAAGGGAATTTCACCAGTGTACGGGTGGCACCGGTTTTTAAGCAAACTTTCCCTGAAATTGAGTCGGGCGTGCGAATGGTTGAGTATAACGAAGTTGTTCAGTACCAAAATAAGCTGATCGATGAAAAAGCTTTTATGTATGCAGACGCTGCATTTTTTCAAATTTTTTCTTTCAAGGTTGTACAAGGCGATCCGGCCGCTCTGTTAAATGCCCCGCATAAAGTCGTGCTTACCGAATCAACGGCAAAAAGATACTTTGGCAGCGACAACCCGGTAGGAAAATCATTGAAATTAGCTGCCGATAGTGTTTTATACCAGGTTACCGGCGTTATGCAGGATTGCCCGTCAAATTCGCAGATTAAATTTGATTTCCTGGCATCGTTCTCCTCCTTAGGCCTAGCCGGGCAGGAGAAAACTTATTGGGATGCCAACTATACTACCTATTTTCTTTTAAGGGATAAATCATTTATCAATACGCTGCAGTCAAAAATTACCCCTTTTATGCAAAAGGAAATGGCCGGGCAGGGGGCTACGGTCGATTTCTTTCTCGAACCATTTACAAGCATCCACCTGCATTCTGAGTTTGACGGGTTTGAACCCAATAACAATATCAAATACATTTATATATTGGAGGCAGTAGCTTTACTGATCCTTTTTATTGCCTGCTTTACTTATATCAACCTGAATACAGCGCGGTCTGTTGAGCGGGCCAGGGAGGTTGGCGTGCGAAAAGTAATAGGCGCCGGTAAAATGCAGCTTTTCTGGCAGTTTATGGGCGAATCGGCAATTCTTTGCGCCATTTCAACGGTTATCAGCCTCATTGCCGCAGTCATATTGCTGCCTGAATTTAACCAGCTTACCGAAAAACAGCTTACCATACAATCTATTTTTTCGGCGCAGTTTATAGGCGGCTTAATCCTGGTTACTATTCTGGTAAGTTTCCTCGCCGGCATTTACCCTGCGTTGATATTATCGAATTTTCAGCCGGTAAAAGTTTTAAAAGGCTCCTTTAAAAATACAGTGAGCGGGCAATGGGTAAGAAAATCGCTTATCGTTTTCCAGTTTTCCATATCGGTATTGCTGATTGTATCCACCTTCATCATACAAAAGCAATTAAGCTTCATCCGCAACAAAAACCTTGGCTACAACCGCGATCATGTACTTGTATTGCCAATGTCTGAAAAAATGCGGGACAATATTGCTGTTATTAAACAGGAATTTAAAACAGATCCCCATATACAAAATATTTCCGCTTGCGTAAGTACCCCGGTAAGCATTGGCGGGGGTTATAATATGCGGTCATCTGTGATGCCCGAAAGTCAGCAGATAGCAGTAACAGCCAATCCTATAGACGATGACTTTATAAAAACAACCGGCCTGCATATTATTGCCGGGGCTGACCTTAATCAACAGGATATAAAAGACGTTTCGAACAAAGATGGAAGCCAGAACACCTATCATTTTATTATAAATGAGTCGGCCGCAAAAGAACTGGGCTGGACACCTGAGCGGGCCATAGGCCAAAAAATGTTCCTTGACGCCTCACGACCGGGTTATGTAAAGGCGGTTGTAAAGGACTTTAATTTCGAATCCCTTCATAACCCGATAAAACCCCTGGTACTGTTTCCCGAAAACAGGAGCCGCCAACTGCTCATAAAAATAAGCGGCGATCATATCCGGCAAACCATATCATTTCTCGGATCAAAATGGAAAACACTTGTACCCGACAGGCCATTTGAATTCCATTTTCTTGATGAAGATTTTAATAAACTCTATAATTCTGAAATGCGGCTGGGTGCAGTGTTAAATATATTTTCTGGCGTAGCCATTGCCCTGGCTTGCCTGGGCCTGTTTGGCTTATCGGCTTACGCTGCTAAACAACGAGTGAAAGAAATAGGTATTCGTAAGGTATTAGGTGCCGGTGTGAACAATATTGCAGCCACATTATCCGCTGATTTTGTAAAGCTGGTATTTGCTTCCGTTGTTGTCTCAACCCCGTTAGCCTGGTGGCTTATGAACAAATGGCTGCAGGATTTTGCCTACCGGATAACCATTAACGCCTGGGTTTTTATTTTAGCGGGTGTTATTGTAATACTAATTGCTGTGCTGACGGTAAGCATCCAAACGATAAAAGCTGCAATGGCAAACCCGGTTAAAAGCCTGAGAAGTGAGTAG
- a CDS encoding ABC transporter permease has protein sequence MIKNYLKSAFINMYRNKTYTLINIFGLSIGLACVMLITLYIKDEVSFDRFNTNGASIYRVVQDGRSPDGATYKNGFTGGVEGITFKQEIPEINEFCRINGGGSVLVKKGGNVISEPILYADKSIFKIFSFPLISGKSGSVLNDPNDLVITEAIAKKYFGSTDAVGKTLQINVSGKFSPFIITGVAKNVPQNSTVHFSLLMPIEPSLPKSYTTDDWFSMFLNTFVYVRPGVNPRDVERKMNVIFNQDAGKKLAEYKKQFGQKLSVRFNLEPYYKVHLGEYGTGNGLRPSNKVDYSLILGGIAAFILFIACINFINLTLSRSLRRAKEIGIRKVNGSSRAQLIVQFMGESFLLTLIASLISLVILVICLPEFNELANKNLQAGYLLTWQSAVIFVALILVNTFLAGFYPAMVLSGFNPVQTLYGKLKINGHNYFGKSLVVVQFIIAVFLAIGTIVMLKQFNYLVNSDLGYKPQDIVDLQLPHDFPAFKSDLSKYPFIKSISGQMASFTSVYADLFEVGDKKLTSTSFLGIDNEFLNELNIPVIQGHGFYNMAGDTTEVLVNQAFVKAAGWQDSPLGKTIKQGKQELTVIGLVHDFHSASLNSKINPLVIEQLPKPTYGDVLVKIDPNQKVKAIEAIQHEYKKLIADAPIQYNFLTDELADQYDSVNKWKQIITIAAAISILISCLGLFGLATLSIEQRVKEIGVRKVLGASIANISVVLMTNFLKLVFIAIVIASPLAWYAMNKWLEDYPYRISMGWWVLVSAGLGALIIACATIVFQSVKAALANPVKSLRSE, from the coding sequence ATGATAAAAAACTATTTAAAATCCGCATTTATCAATATGTACAGGAACAAAACCTATACATTGATAAACATATTTGGGCTGAGCATTGGCCTGGCCTGTGTTATGCTGATTACGCTGTACATAAAAGACGAAGTCAGTTTCGACCGCTTTAATACCAATGGAGCCTCTATTTACCGGGTTGTTCAGGACGGGCGCTCGCCGGATGGCGCCACTTATAAAAACGGATTTACAGGAGGTGTAGAAGGCATAACCTTTAAACAGGAAATACCCGAAATAAATGAGTTTTGCCGGATTAACGGTGGCGGAAGTGTTCTGGTAAAAAAAGGCGGCAACGTGATTAGCGAGCCAATTTTATATGCTGATAAAAGTATCTTTAAAATATTTTCATTTCCGCTGATCAGTGGAAAATCGGGATCGGTATTAAATGACCCCAATGATTTGGTAATTACTGAAGCAATAGCAAAAAAATATTTTGGCAGTACTGATGCTGTTGGTAAAACATTACAGATAAACGTTAGTGGCAAGTTCTCACCTTTTATTATCACCGGGGTCGCAAAAAACGTCCCGCAAAATTCAACAGTACATTTTAGTTTGCTGATGCCGATCGAACCCTCCTTACCCAAATCGTATACAACGGATGATTGGTTCAGTATGTTTTTAAACACGTTTGTGTATGTAAGGCCAGGGGTTAACCCACGGGACGTTGAGCGAAAAATGAATGTTATTTTCAACCAGGATGCGGGCAAAAAATTGGCCGAATACAAAAAGCAATTCGGGCAGAAATTAAGTGTCCGATTTAATTTGGAACCATATTACAAAGTGCATTTAGGTGAATACGGTACCGGAAACGGCCTGAGGCCGTCAAACAAGGTTGATTATTCGCTTATTTTAGGTGGCATAGCTGCCTTTATCCTGTTTATCGCCTGTATCAATTTTATTAATTTAACGCTCTCGCGTTCGTTACGCCGTGCTAAAGAGATAGGCATACGTAAGGTTAACGGCAGTTCGCGCGCGCAGCTCATCGTTCAATTTATGGGCGAGTCGTTCCTGCTAACCTTGATTGCATCATTAATTTCACTGGTAATATTGGTGATTTGTTTGCCCGAATTTAATGAACTGGCCAATAAAAATCTGCAGGCCGGCTATCTTTTAACCTGGCAATCGGCAGTTATTTTTGTCGCACTGATACTTGTTAATACCTTTTTAGCAGGCTTTTACCCGGCAATGGTTCTATCAGGCTTTAATCCGGTACAAACACTTTACGGGAAATTAAAGATCAATGGCCACAATTATTTTGGAAAAAGCCTGGTGGTTGTGCAATTTATAATTGCTGTTTTTTTAGCCATCGGCACCATCGTGATGCTGAAACAATTTAATTACCTGGTAAACTCCGACCTTGGTTATAAGCCACAGGATATTGTTGACCTGCAGTTGCCTCATGATTTTCCCGCCTTTAAAAGCGATTTGTCTAAATATCCGTTTATAAAAAGTATTTCGGGGCAGATGGCGTCATTTACTTCAGTTTATGCAGATCTTTTTGAAGTTGGCGATAAAAAACTAACCAGTACGTCATTTTTGGGTATTGACAATGAGTTTTTAAACGAATTGAATATCCCTGTAATACAGGGGCATGGTTTTTACAATATGGCTGGCGATACTACCGAAGTTTTAGTTAATCAAGCGTTTGTAAAGGCAGCCGGCTGGCAGGATAGTCCTTTGGGCAAGACGATAAAACAAGGTAAACAGGAACTTACAGTCATCGGGCTCGTTCATGATTTTCACAGCGCATCGCTAAATTCCAAAATAAACCCGCTGGTGATCGAGCAACTCCCAAAACCAACTTATGGCGATGTGCTGGTTAAAATCGACCCCAATCAAAAAGTTAAAGCAATTGAGGCTATACAGCATGAATACAAAAAACTGATAGCCGATGCTCCGATTCAATACAACTTTTTAACAGATGAACTGGCAGATCAATATGATAGTGTAAATAAATGGAAACAGATCATCACGATAGCTGCGGCCATCTCCATACTTATTTCCTGTCTGGGCTTATTCGGGCTGGCCACATTATCTATTGAACAACGGGTAAAGGAAATCGGCGTGCGCAAGGTATTGGGAGCCAGTATTGCTAATATTAGTGTTGTTTTAATGACGAATTTTTTAAAGCTTGTGTTCATCGCCATTGTTATCGCCTCGCCGCTAGCATGGTATGCGATGAACAAATGGCTCGAGGATTACCCTTACCGCATTAGCATGGGCTGGTGGGTGCTTGTTTCTGCCGGACTGGGTGCATTAATCATCGCCTGCGCAACTATTGTGTTTCAATCTGTAAAAGCAGCACTTGCTAACCCGGTGAAAAGCCTCCGTTCCGAGTGA